One genomic window of Candidatus Zixiibacteriota bacterium includes the following:
- the ilvC gene encoding ketol-acid reductoisomerase: MELNHVMRVYYQKHANPGFLQNKNILVLGYGNQGKAFANNLRDSGFEPTICLHSGSKSKTKAVDDGFAVITPSRINSDYELILFMIPDHIQADFYEKYLESKTGPGTALVFAHGYAVYFRLLHPPQDCDVVLLAPHGPGSDLRRLYLDDDGLSGYVAVEQDFSGNALKLALALARAVGITRRGAFLTSFEHETLGDLFGEQALLCGGLSELCRRSFDTLVDAGLPKENAYLETIHQIDLLAGLIKRYGVTGMMEKISTTAGYGISYSRPVIFDRKFDNNLKRLYSEIDSGKFTRSWQAEYRNGSQNLKRYKREVKESEMEKTGRKLRKKLSGNKTGGSK; the protein is encoded by the coding sequence ATGGAGTTAAACCACGTAATGAGAGTTTACTACCAAAAGCATGCCAATCCAGGCTTCCTGCAAAACAAAAATATCCTGGTTTTAGGCTACGGCAACCAGGGAAAAGCTTTCGCCAATAATTTGCGAGACTCCGGCTTCGAACCGACGATCTGCCTTCACTCGGGCAGTAAAAGCAAAACTAAAGCTGTCGATGACGGTTTTGCGGTTATCACCCCTTCCAGGATCAATTCCGATTATGAACTGATACTGTTTATGATCCCGGATCATATTCAAGCAGATTTCTATGAAAAATATCTGGAGTCGAAAACAGGCCCCGGTACCGCGCTGGTCTTTGCGCACGGCTATGCTGTGTACTTCAGGTTATTGCATCCACCACAGGATTGCGATGTAGTTCTTCTCGCGCCTCATGGACCGGGATCTGATCTGCGGCGACTGTATCTCGACGATGACGGCCTGTCCGGGTATGTGGCTGTTGAGCAGGACTTTTCCGGAAACGCTCTCAAGCTGGCACTGGCACTGGCGCGCGCGGTCGGAATCACACGGCGGGGAGCATTTTTGACCAGCTTCGAACATGAAACCCTGGGCGACCTGTTTGGGGAACAGGCCCTTTTATGCGGAGGTCTGTCCGAACTCTGCCGGAGGTCATTTGATACTCTGGTCGATGCCGGCCTGCCGAAGGAAAACGCTTACCTCGAGACAATCCACCAGATCGATCTTTTGGCCGGGCTGATCAAACGCTATGGTGTCACGGGTATGATGGAGAAAATATCCACCACTGCAGGCTACGGAATAAGCTACAGCAGGCCTGTAATTTTCGACCGCAAGTTCGATAATAACCTGAAAAGGCTGTACTCTGAAATCGATTCCGGAAAATTCACCCGTAGCTGGCAGGCGGAATACAGAAACGGCTCGCAAAATCTTAAGCGGTACAAACGTGAGGTGAAAGAAAGCGAGATGGAAAAAACCGGCCGAAAACTGCGTAAAAAGCTTTCAGGCAACAAAACCGGCGGGAGCAAGTAA
- a CDS encoding pyridoxine 5'-phosphate synthase has protein sequence MKKLSISLDQIGLLRESRRLRSPDPVAAAALAEMAGADSICVHLRLDRRSIRERDLFILRETIKTRLNLQVAPKAEMLNLISEIKPQEVTLLPERAGELYTERGLLTDDPEEFDRDFMAQIQATGARLFLLLEPENDDIKAAAKASCDGVQLYTNNFVTAKSDHDYQLELGKIEKSAELAVKHNLEVRVGGGLNYRNIFPLVKNQNISEYVVGHAVVAQALVVGLQKALEDMVTIVKWS, from the coding sequence TTGAAAAAACTGTCAATTAGTCTCGATCAGATCGGCCTCTTGCGTGAATCGCGCAGACTTCGCTCTCCCGACCCGGTGGCGGCCGCCGCTTTGGCGGAAATGGCCGGGGCCGATTCGATCTGTGTCCATTTAAGGCTCGACCGACGTTCGATCCGCGAACGGGATCTGTTTATCCTCCGAGAAACGATAAAAACCCGTCTCAACCTGCAGGTCGCGCCCAAGGCCGAGATGCTCAACCTGATCAGCGAGATCAAGCCTCAGGAAGTTACCCTGCTGCCCGAACGTGCCGGCGAACTCTATACCGAGCGGGGTCTGCTGACCGATGACCCGGAGGAATTCGACCGCGACTTTATGGCACAAATTCAAGCCACCGGGGCACGCTTGTTTTTACTTCTGGAACCTGAAAATGATGACATTAAAGCCGCCGCCAAAGCTTCCTGCGATGGTGTCCAGCTCTACACCAACAATTTCGTGACAGCTAAAAGTGATCATGATTATCAACTCGAACTCGGTAAAATCGAGAAATCAGCCGAACTGGCAGTCAAACACAATCTCGAAGTGCGAGTCGGAGGCGGACTCAATTATCGCAATATCTTTCCGCTGGTGAAAAACCAGAATATCAGTGAATATGTTGTCGGTCACGCTGTTGTCGCGCAAGCGCTGGTGGTCGGACTGCAGAAAGCCCTGGAAGATATGGTCACGATTGTCAAATGGAGTTAA
- the rsmA gene encoding ribosomal RNA small subunit methyltransferase A has product MINPKKSLGQNFLKSKATAAKIVARLNPSPTDTVVEIGPGTGALTEALIASHAEVYAVDIDSRMTSFLKQKYHRARKLKAIHSDILDFDFAQAVSKSRLKVVGNLPYHMTSPIIEKLCENHKHIDSAVVTVQKELAIRLTAEVGESEYSSLTVFTDNFCEKQILFNLSPKEFHPPPKVISSVIKLDFFEQPRISYEEYDRLRRMIRLFFQQRRKMAINGFVKFSDLTKQVAEEIFQQAEILTRARPQELSLKDYIRLYNTWRKYEEEKM; this is encoded by the coding sequence ATGATCAATCCTAAAAAATCGCTCGGACAGAACTTTCTAAAAAGTAAGGCGACCGCGGCCAAAATCGTAGCCCGGCTGAATCCTTCCCCCACCGACACCGTGGTTGAAATTGGCCCGGGCACCGGAGCCCTGACCGAGGCATTGATCGCCAGCCATGCCGAAGTCTACGCGGTCGATATCGATTCTCGTATGACCAGTTTCCTGAAGCAGAAATATCATCGCGCCCGGAAACTTAAAGCGATCCACTCCGACATCCTCGACTTCGATTTTGCGCAGGCAGTTTCAAAAAGCAGGCTCAAGGTGGTCGGCAACCTCCCCTACCACATGACCTCGCCGATCATCGAGAAACTGTGCGAAAATCATAAGCATATAGACAGCGCGGTTGTGACCGTGCAGAAAGAACTGGCAATCAGGCTGACAGCCGAAGTCGGCGAATCTGAATACAGCTCGCTGACGGTCTTCACTGATAACTTCTGCGAGAAACAGATTCTATTCAACCTCTCGCCAAAGGAATTCCATCCGCCTCCCAAAGTTATCTCGTCGGTGATCAAACTCGACTTTTTCGAGCAACCGCGCATATCTTATGAAGAATATGACAGACTGCGCCGGATGATCCGGCTCTTTTTCCAGCAACGTCGCAAGATGGCAATCAATGGTTTCGTAAAATTTTCCGATCTGACCAAACAGGTGGCCGAAGAGATTTTTCAACAAGCCGAGATCCTGACTCGCGCTCGTCCGCAGGAACTGTCGCTTAAAGATTATATCCGGCTCTACAATACCTGGCGAAAATATGAAGAAGAGAAAATGTAG
- a CDS encoding YchF/TatD family DNA exonuclease, with protein MIDTHCHLDFKDYDDDRAEVISSALDSGLSHMVNIGIDEKTSIESLRLADQNDQIYAAIGYHPHSASEFNRQVQDKLERLAQHPKAVAIGEIGLDYYRNYSPREDQLNAFRRQLRLASELELPVVIHIREAMQESLQILAQEHDHEKSGVLHCFPGTVDDAKRAADMNLLVAFGGTLTFKNARASEVAREVPLRQIILETDCPFLTPVPYRGKRNCPLFVQYAYSKLSEVKEIEFEELEKKIDQNAIELFNLAR; from the coding sequence ATGATCGATACTCATTGCCATCTCGATTTCAAGGATTACGATGACGACCGTGCGGAAGTCATCAGCTCAGCTCTCGATAGCGGTCTGAGCCACATGGTAAATATCGGGATCGACGAGAAAACTTCGATCGAAAGTTTGAGGCTGGCCGATCAAAACGATCAGATCTACGCCGCCATAGGCTATCATCCCCATTCCGCCTCGGAGTTCAACCGCCAGGTTCAGGACAAGCTGGAACGTCTGGCTCAGCATCCGAAAGCGGTTGCCATCGGCGAAATCGGCCTCGACTACTACCGTAATTATTCACCCCGCGAGGATCAGCTCAATGCTTTCCGCAGACAGCTTCGTCTGGCCTCCGAACTGGAACTGCCGGTGGTGATTCATATCCGGGAAGCTATGCAAGAGAGCCTGCAGATACTGGCTCAGGAACATGACCACGAGAAAAGCGGTGTCCTGCATTGTTTCCCCGGTACAGTTGACGATGCCAAACGCGCGGCTGATATGAATTTGCTGGTCGCTTTCGGGGGCACATTGACTTTCAAAAACGCCCGCGCCTCAGAAGTCGCCCGTGAGGTCCCTCTCCGGCAGATCATCCTTGAAACCGACTGTCCGTTTTTAACCCCGGTACCCTACCGTGGCAAACGCAACTGCCCGCTTTTTGTGCAGTACGCTTACAGTAAACTGTCCGAAGTAAAAGAGATCGAATTCGAAGAACTGGAAAAAAAGATTGATCAAAACGCGATCGAGTTGTTTAATTTAGCTCGATGA
- the metG gene encoding methionine--tRNA ligase, giving the protein MIKETTVTHPDRYYVTTPIYYVNAEPHIGNAYTTVAADVLNRYHKLFGYESYFLTGTDEHGSKVAEAAEKEGIEPQKFCDRNSQRFKDSWARLKLDYDKFIRTTDPDHEEAVKKLVQKLHDSGYIYKGEYVGQYCTGCEKFLTERDLDEVGNCAIHLTKPVELKEKNYFFKLSEFLEPLKQKIESDEIRIVPERRKNEVLGLFKQSLEDFSLSREKVRWGVEIPFDKSQVTYVWIDALINYISALGYPEDTDYQKWWNEGRIIHLMAKDILKFHCIFWPAMLMAAGVKLPDLIVIHGYLILDSRKISKSLGNIIRPGDMIDWFGVDGTRYLVLNMCAFGSDGDIRVEDFYTKYNSDLANNYGNLVSRTFKMIDRNLEGKIPEMLYEVMPDIIKAGYDTVGKVRERLEDVQIKLATDEVIDYLNRLNTYFDESRPWVLAKQGQTAELEEVLYNVAYGIGLATALLSPYLVERCAIVSRSLFGEEIEPADILQNLGRSLQFAEKLALPKENLFPRLKMPKVEPEPEKTAPPEAQDNLIAIDDFARVELKVAEIKEAEKVPKADRLLKLQIELGPEKRQIVAGIAEHYDPDDLIGKKVIAVTNLQPVKLRGIESQGMLLAAKKKKTLTLLTVDKDIPSGAKIS; this is encoded by the coding sequence ATAATCAAGGAGACAACAGTGACTCATCCGGATAGATACTATGTCACCACGCCGATCTACTATGTCAACGCCGAACCGCATATCGGCAACGCCTACACGACTGTCGCGGCGGATGTGCTCAACCGCTACCACAAGCTATTCGGATACGAATCCTATTTTCTGACCGGTACCGATGAGCACGGCTCCAAGGTGGCCGAGGCGGCCGAAAAAGAGGGCATAGAACCCCAGAAATTCTGCGACCGCAACAGTCAGCGCTTCAAGGACAGCTGGGCCAGACTGAAACTCGATTACGATAAATTTATCAGGACAACTGATCCCGACCACGAGGAAGCGGTCAAAAAACTGGTCCAGAAACTGCATGACAGCGGGTACATTTACAAGGGCGAATATGTCGGCCAGTATTGCACCGGATGCGAAAAATTCCTGACCGAGCGCGATCTCGATGAAGTCGGCAACTGCGCTATTCATCTCACCAAACCGGTCGAACTCAAAGAAAAGAATTACTTCTTCAAGCTCTCAGAATTTTTGGAGCCACTCAAACAGAAAATAGAATCGGATGAAATCAGGATTGTACCGGAAAGACGTAAAAATGAGGTCCTGGGATTGTTCAAACAAAGCCTCGAGGATTTTTCCCTCTCGCGTGAGAAAGTCCGCTGGGGTGTCGAGATACCGTTCGATAAATCACAGGTCACTTATGTCTGGATCGATGCTCTGATTAACTATATATCTGCTCTGGGTTACCCGGAAGATACCGATTACCAGAAGTGGTGGAACGAGGGCAGGATCATCCACCTGATGGCCAAGGACATTCTCAAGTTTCATTGCATTTTCTGGCCGGCCATGCTCATGGCGGCAGGTGTCAAACTGCCCGACCTGATCGTTATCCACGGTTATCTTATTCTCGACAGCCGGAAGATATCGAAATCGCTCGGCAATATCATCCGCCCCGGAGATATGATCGACTGGTTCGGCGTCGACGGCACCCGTTACCTTGTTCTGAATATGTGCGCTTTTGGCTCCGACGGCGATATCCGGGTCGAGGATTTTTATACCAAGTACAATTCCGACCTGGCCAATAACTACGGTAACCTGGTTTCCCGCACTTTCAAGATGATCGACCGCAATCTGGAGGGTAAGATACCGGAGATGCTCTATGAGGTCATGCCGGATATTATCAAGGCCGGTTACGACACCGTCGGAAAAGTGCGCGAACGGCTCGAGGATGTCCAGATCAAACTGGCTACCGACGAGGTGATCGACTACCTGAATCGTCTGAATACGTATTTCGATGAATCCAGGCCGTGGGTGCTCGCCAAGCAAGGCCAGACAGCCGAGCTCGAAGAGGTACTTTATAACGTCGCGTATGGAATCGGACTGGCGACCGCTCTGCTCTCTCCCTATCTGGTGGAACGTTGTGCGATCGTCTCAAGGTCACTGTTCGGCGAGGAAATCGAACCTGCTGATATCCTCCAGAACCTGGGCCGGAGCCTGCAATTTGCCGAAAAACTGGCTTTGCCGAAAGAGAACCTGTTTCCGCGTCTGAAGATGCCCAAAGTTGAACCAGAACCCGAAAAAACCGCCCCGCCGGAAGCGCAGGACAACCTGATTGCAATCGATGATTTTGCCAGAGTCGAGCTCAAAGTAGCCGAGATAAAAGAGGCGGAAAAGGTCCCCAAAGCTGACCGCCTGTTGAAACTTCAGATAGAACTCGGGCCGGAAAAAAGGCAGATAGTGGCCGGTATCGCCGAACACTACGATCCGGATGATCTCATCGGCAAGAAAGTCATAGCGGTCACGAACCTCCAGCCGGTCAAATTGCGCGGGATTGAATCACAGGGTATGCTCCTGGCCGCCAAAAAGAAGAAAACTTTGACCCTTTTGACTGTCGACAAAGACATCCCGTCCGGGGCAAAAATCAGCTGA
- a CDS encoding DUF362 domain-containing protein — translation MADSIDRREFLKKSGKAVAAAAVFGAGYVAFAQRPDFPVVQEAEIASADYSLADISLKNKLAVAEGGSPAELGRRAVNALGGMEKFVQKGDKVLIKPNAAWDRTPEQAACTNPELMAELTRMTLAAGASEVVVTDVTCHDPRRTFARSGIQEAVEKAGGRVIIAYHYRISDAEYEEVDMGGQILSVWPVLKYFMEVDKVINVPIVKNHTLSRATIGMKNLYGIIGGKRHQLHQQIDRSIVDLSLFLKPTLVVGDAYRVLMRNGPTGGSTGDVKTAETVFATVDQVAADSFGCKFLDLNPSQVRYIPMGQADGLGQMDISKMDLVTA, via the coding sequence ATGGCAGATTCAATCGATCGCAGAGAATTTCTGAAAAAATCAGGCAAGGCCGTGGCGGCCGCGGCTGTTTTTGGTGCCGGTTATGTCGCTTTTGCCCAACGGCCGGATTTTCCGGTGGTGCAGGAGGCCGAGATCGCCAGTGCCGACTATTCGCTGGCCGATATCTCGCTCAAGAATAAACTGGCGGTGGCTGAAGGGGGGTCGCCCGCGGAGCTGGGCAGGCGCGCGGTCAACGCTCTGGGCGGGATGGAAAAATTCGTCCAAAAAGGCGACAAAGTCCTGATCAAGCCCAACGCCGCCTGGGACAGGACTCCTGAGCAGGCCGCCTGCACGAATCCAGAATTGATGGCCGAGCTGACCCGCATGACACTTGCCGCCGGAGCTTCCGAGGTGGTTGTCACCGATGTCACCTGTCATGACCCCCGCCGTACTTTCGCCCGTTCAGGGATCCAGGAAGCGGTCGAAAAAGCGGGTGGACGAGTCATTATCGCATATCATTATCGCATTTCGGATGCAGAATATGAGGAAGTAGATATGGGCGGGCAGATTTTAAGTGTCTGGCCGGTTTTGAAATATTTCATGGAAGTCGACAAGGTCATAAATGTGCCGATCGTCAAAAACCATACACTTTCCCGCGCCACTATCGGCATGAAAAATCTCTACGGCATAATCGGGGGCAAACGCCATCAGCTTCATCAGCAGATCGACCGTTCGATCGTTGACCTGTCGTTGTTTCTGAAACCGACCCTGGTGGTCGGTGATGCTTACCGGGTGTTGATGCGCAACGGGCCGACCGGCGGATCGACCGGCGATGTCAAGACCGCTGAGACGGTCTTTGCCACGGTCGACCAGGTCGCCGCCGACAGTTTCGGATGCAAATTCCTCGACCTGAATCCCTCCCAGGTGCGCTATATACCGATGGGGCAGGCGGATGGCCTGGGGCAGATGGATATCTCCAAAATGGATCTGGTTACCGCGTAG
- a CDS encoding 4Fe-4S binding protein: MNIRQVRNIRRVVQAVVLILFIVLLLKTGFSGTVSADALKDYRIAYPVKIFLEFDPLISFMTILTGLTLYTGLLWSLVTIVATIFFGRFFCGWICPMGTVNQVFSTVRSERLSRRGLKRIKSNQYHWYQKIKYYILLLFVGAGILGLMIAGIFDPISLLIRSLGLVVIPILAQVSDAVADVTFDLGIPGAWILGWVANKFKSSVLLTPNTQTFNTIFSLGLFFLLVLAANRFFTRFWCRGICPLGAFLGLISRWSIFGLEKREDQCDQCNKCLMHCQGADGPQAGVKWRKSECHVCLNCQAACDRGALKFKFFPKSEKQIKPDPDITRRKVIGATAVGLGAAALFGSQPLSAKPNDKLIRPPGATAEDLFSARCIRCGECMKVCPTNALHPTFLEAGWEGIWSPILIARIGYCEPSCTLCGQVCPTGAIRELTLGEKVGDQEHKPNVIGTAFFDRGRCLPWAMATSCVVCEEWCPTSPKAIYTIEEEAVNQKGETVVVKRPYIDPNLCTGCGACEYACPVSDRAAVYVTSVGESRSKNNQIVLEKSRRN, translated from the coding sequence ATGAATATCAGGCAGGTCAGAAATATCCGCCGCGTTGTTCAGGCGGTGGTGCTCATCCTCTTTATAGTTTTGCTTCTCAAGACCGGCTTTTCCGGGACTGTCTCGGCCGATGCCCTAAAAGATTATAGAATTGCCTATCCGGTCAAGATATTTCTGGAGTTCGATCCCTTAATATCGTTTATGACTATCCTGACCGGGCTGACTTTGTACACCGGGTTGTTGTGGTCTCTGGTTACGATCGTGGCGACGATTTTTTTCGGGCGGTTTTTCTGCGGATGGATCTGCCCGATGGGTACTGTCAACCAGGTCTTTTCGACCGTGCGTTCGGAACGGCTCTCCCGTCGGGGACTCAAACGGATCAAGTCCAACCAGTACCACTGGTACCAGAAGATTAAGTATTATATACTGCTTTTGTTTGTCGGGGCCGGAATTCTGGGGTTGATGATCGCCGGGATTTTCGACCCGATTTCGCTTCTGATCCGTTCGCTGGGGCTGGTGGTGATTCCGATTCTGGCGCAGGTTTCCGACGCGGTCGCCGATGTCACATTCGACCTGGGTATTCCCGGAGCCTGGATATTGGGATGGGTAGCTAATAAATTCAAATCCTCGGTTCTGTTGACGCCCAACACGCAGACTTTCAACACTATCTTCTCACTGGGGCTGTTTTTTCTTCTGGTTTTAGCCGCCAATCGTTTTTTCACCCGTTTCTGGTGCCGGGGGATCTGCCCGTTGGGAGCGTTTCTGGGGTTGATTTCACGCTGGTCGATTTTCGGGCTGGAGAAACGTGAGGACCAATGCGACCAGTGCAACAAATGTTTGATGCATTGCCAGGGTGCCGACGGTCCGCAGGCGGGTGTGAAATGGCGCAAAAGCGAATGTCATGTCTGCCTGAACTGCCAGGCGGCCTGCGACCGAGGCGCGCTCAAGTTCAAGTTTTTCCCCAAATCCGAAAAGCAGATCAAGCCCGACCCGGATATCACCCGTCGCAAAGTGATCGGCGCTACCGCTGTCGGCCTGGGAGCGGCGGCCTTGTTCGGATCGCAACCGCTTTCGGCCAAACCGAATGATAAGCTGATTCGTCCGCCGGGCGCAACGGCTGAAGACCTGTTTTCGGCGCGATGTATCCGTTGCGGTGAATGTATGAAAGTCTGTCCCACCAACGCGCTTCATCCGACATTTCTGGAAGCCGGATGGGAAGGTATCTGGTCGCCGATACTGATCGCGCGGATCGGCTACTGCGAACCGTCGTGTACACTCTGCGGGCAGGTCTGCCCGACCGGGGCGATCCGCGAGCTGACTCTGGGCGAAAAAGTGGGTGATCAGGAGCATAAGCCGAACGTGATCGGGACGGCGTTCTTCGATCGGGGCAGATGTCTGCCGTGGGCGATGGCGACCTCGTGCGTGGTCTGCGAGGAATGGTGTCCGACCTCTCCCAAGGCGATCTACACGATCGAGGAAGAAGCCGTCAATCAGAAAGGGGAGACAGTGGTGGTCAAACGGCCGTATATCGATCCGAACTTATGTACCGGGTGCGGTGCCTGTGAGTATGCCTGCCCGGTGTCGGACAGAGCTGCGGTCTATGTCACTTCAGTCGGCGAATCCCGCTCCAAAAACAACCAGATCGTCCTCGAAAAATCCCGCAGGAATTAG
- a CDS encoding sigma-70 family RNA polymerase sigma factor: MIFVFFLNRFCYYAVQMDEKELVKKAQQGDFDAFNTLIENYKTRIYNLALKMSGDRHDAEDILQDTFLKAVDNIDKFRGESSFGTWLYAIAVNQVRGQYASRKKAELKPIEDYLPAGHGSAEDKAVLFDWGDPHDILETREIQEIIDQTLSDMPNKYSLPFILRYYEDMPVKEVAKTMNLTLAAAKSRILRARLALREKLSEIFREKTNEQV, from the coding sequence ATGATTTTTGTTTTTTTTCTGAATCGTTTTTGTTATTATGCTGTCCAAATGGATGAGAAAGAGTTAGTCAAAAAAGCTCAGCAGGGTGATTTCGATGCATTCAACACCCTGATAGAGAATTACAAAACCAGGATCTATAATCTCGCGCTGAAGATGTCGGGCGACCGTCATGACGCGGAGGATATTTTGCAGGATACGTTTTTGAAAGCAGTCGACAATATCGACAAGTTCCGGGGTGAATCATCGTTCGGGACCTGGCTTTACGCGATCGCGGTCAACCAGGTGCGGGGCCAGTACGCCAGCCGTAAGAAGGCCGAACTCAAGCCGATCGAAGATTATCTTCCCGCCGGACATGGGTCGGCAGAGGACAAGGCGGTCCTGTTCGACTGGGGCGATCCTCATGATATTCTTGAGACCAGGGAAATCCAGGAGATAATCGATCAGACCCTGTCGGATATGCCCAACAAGTACAGCCTGCCGTTTATCCTGCGCTACTATGAAGATATGCCGGTCAAGGAGGTCGCCAAAACGATGAACCTGACGCTGGCGGCGGCCAAGTCGCGGATACTTCGGGCCCGGCTGGCATTGCGCGAGAAACTCTCGGAAATCTTCAGGGAGAAAACCAATGAGCAGGTGTGA
- a CDS encoding helix-turn-helix domain-containing protein → MAILVNLDLMLVRRKMSLTELADKVGLTIANLSVLKRNHARAIRFSTLNEICRVLSCQPGDILEYKPEDQEDGD, encoded by the coding sequence ATGGCAATCTTAGTGAATCTGGATCTGATGCTGGTCAGACGCAAGATGTCGTTGACCGAGCTGGCGGATAAAGTCGGCCTGACCATCGCCAACCTCTCGGTCCTGAAGCGCAATCATGCCAGGGCGATCCGCTTTTCGACCCTGAACGAGATCTGCCGGGTGCTCAGCTGTCAACCGGGGGATATCCTTGAATACAAGCCGGAGGATCAAGAAGACGGCGACTGA
- a CDS encoding DUF2975 domain-containing protein encodes MKDVDKLTVAENSAVKISQAVMNIIWYLSLITLALLVILAVVDLTGILDFPDLGVVMALSVKAFPASESDFDIKSTDRDHDYSHLHLNNFRGVSLATESSKFSLTGRPFVFAIGAMVILAVIWIVYYLRRLIRTIFSGQPFVPENSLNLRRIAYAVIIIGPAVGILSYLYGALISSAIRITGFKLMPEFDLHLEIVALGFLVLVIAQVFDYGLQLKNDRDLTI; translated from the coding sequence ATGAAAGACGTTGATAAGCTGACTGTTGCGGAAAACTCGGCCGTCAAAATCAGCCAGGCAGTCATGAACATTATCTGGTACCTGAGCTTGATCACACTGGCCCTTTTAGTAATCCTGGCGGTTGTCGATTTGACAGGAATACTGGATTTTCCGGATCTGGGTGTGGTGATGGCACTTTCCGTCAAAGCCTTTCCAGCTTCCGAATCCGACTTCGACATTAAATCGACCGACCGGGATCATGATTATTCACACCTTCATCTCAATAATTTCCGCGGTGTATCGCTGGCGACAGAATCGAGCAAGTTCAGCCTGACCGGACGGCCGTTCGTGTTCGCGATCGGTGCGATGGTGATCCTGGCAGTTATCTGGATCGTGTATTACCTGAGGCGCTTGATCCGAACGATTTTCTCAGGGCAACCGTTTGTTCCGGAAAACAGCCTCAACCTGAGACGGATCGCCTATGCGGTAATCATAATCGGCCCGGCAGTCGGTATCCTCAGTTATCTCTATGGTGCCCTGATCTCCAGTGCAATCAGGATCACCGGGTTCAAACTCATGCCGGAATTCGATCTGCACCTGGAAATTGTCGCGTTGGGTTTTCTGGTGCTGGTAATAGCGCAGGTTTTCGACTACGGTCTTCAGCTGAAAAACGACCGGGACCTGACTATATAA